The following proteins are encoded in a genomic region of Drosophila miranda strain MSH22 chromosome 4, D.miranda_PacBio2.1, whole genome shotgun sequence:
- the LOC108161795 gene encoding uncharacterized protein LOC108161795 isoform X7 — protein MTSLTEQDYDSATPALQQQMNLARRACWSSRREGPLNGAIEIRDETTARHRQRPRHRHGIELVDTTNNEQPPMRTTCSTLNQRRRRMPHCSGGGGGLLDRRMLVLCAIFCLLAGTALARPNTSASVGVASAGDGDAVTQVNLAETAATAGGEDATAPPVKEPRAESLEEPTVLEMKADEEDGGGGEHQKIERYPLSQVDFGHVKTPFIIGVWILSASIAKIGFHMTPKLHLIFPESCLLIVVGVVIGVVLYFCTDVAVSPLTPNTFFFYMLPPIILDAGYFMPNRLFFDNLGTILLMAVVGTIFNIATIGGALYACGLTGIYGESQTPGLMDIFLFTSLISAVDPVAVLAVFEEIHVNEILYIVVFGESLLNDAVTVVMYHMMEGYTTIGLDNVIPQDIFSGCGSFFIVALGGTAIGVIWGFLTGLVTRFTDHVRVIEPIFIFVMAYLAYLNAEIFHMSGILAITFCGITMKNYVESNISQKSHTTVKYALKMLSSSAETIIFMFLGVATVNNMHVWNTWFVVLTITFCSVFRVLGVILLTAIANRFRLHKLSRVDQFVMSYGGLRGAVAFALVLLVDENVVKQKNMFVTTTIAVIYFTVFLQGITIKPLVSILNVKRANKRKPTMNERIHERFMDHLMAGIEDIVGKTGNYNVRDKFKRFDNRFIRPLIIRDLKGAEPKIIETYSKLTMRDAMEVMRRNPSTIGQMTGTESMSALFRNYTNNYIGVRWAPPTIYTTCPSLTNLDNTCRNLDMAELDYNPSKKDLTDARIHHLLAEELKPYRRASIQMHRRLSYSRHAVDDRDLSTQVNYKMQMNFRRMFNDRKHHKRSKRGANNKEPKENVKQNHVSFHDFQQNGTTKQLSNDYINNVLNETAEESQQNPNEINVVGASDDWDDGLTFTAKSSLAEHPIPEEDRNLSRESDGERRVATPTATESQLPWKRGGEECTDAVQQNEFPAWASNKEYLAYNSPSATFLGGINKPKQPKSVIGLFRRESSSSKGGSIGIGSTGAVDATASGDPMVVPSSTMMCPPGAALSTAPSTSMHNPRLDKRSQSISSGSLGGGASGGMVPHHQLGPDGHSGPFPVTASHRRNVRRGSMLELTGLIVTGRRPSRILHISPGAATLLESAKITATPSPPPPCTSTRPSTSTTTTTTVPTTPSTTTTITTSTSKNKNNTSNNPTESTTGSASSSTPTSTTSESSATYYYPKDTIPEESTYQHGHSKSLCEPADTDDWEGAPLTAANGANSERLMHSGREPLLPRLGATPRTQIRRMNAGAVGGSAVGVPGRKNQVTTALLDYEDTDSDSDEEEEDDDEDEDFDLYDDENIVVTTFTTPATPRHHEVGRRLGSSPDSGSEPTTKTTTTSIRLTRNNDESII, from the exons ATGACCAGCCTTACGGAACAGGACTATGACAGTGCCACGCCGGCACTGCAACAGCAAATGAATCTGGCCAGACGTgcctgctggagcagcagaagGGAAGGTCCCTTGAATGGTGCTATAGAGATTAGAGATGAAACCACAGCCAGACACAGGCAGAGGCCCAGGCACAGGCACGGGATAGAATTAGTTGATACAACAAATAATGAACAACCACCGATGAGAACTACCTGCAGCACATTAAATCAGAGGAGGCGACGGATGCCACACTgcagtggtggtggtggcggccTTTTGGACCGAAGGATGCTTGTCCTTTGCGCCATCTTCTGTCTGCTGGCGGGCACCGCTCTGGCACGCCCCAACACCAGTGCCAGTGTGGGCGTGGCCTCTGCAGGCGATGGAGACGCTGTCACCCAAGTAAAT CTGGCAGAgacagcagcgacagcaggAGGCGAAGATGCCACAGCGCCGCCTGTGAAAGAACCACGGGCGGAATCCCTGGAGGAGCCGACTGTCTTGGAGATGAAAGCAGACGAAGAAGATGGTGGAGGTGGAGAACATCAGAAGATAGAGCGGTATCCGCTCTCCCAGGTGGACTTTGGTCATGTCAAGACACCGTTCATcattggagtgtggatactgTCGGCTAGTATAGCCAAAATCG GTTTCCATATGACGCCCAAACTGCATCTAATATTTCCGGAATCATGTCTACTGATTGTCGTGGGCGTGGTCATCGGAGTAGTCCTGTATTTCTGCACCGATGTGGCCGTCTCTCCATTGACCCCCAACACGTTCTTCTTCTATATGCTGCCACCGATTATCCTGGATGCGGGGTACTTTATGCCCAATCGATTGTTCTTCGACAACCTCGGAACCATTCTGCTGATGGCCGTTGTCGGAACCATCTTCAATATAGCCACAATCG GCGGTGCACTGTATGCCTGCGGATTGACCGGCATCTACGGGGAGAGCCAGACGCCCGGACTGATGGATATCTTCCTGTTTACCTCGCTGATATCCGCCGTGGATCCGGTGGCTGTGCTGGCCGTATTCGAGGAGATACACGTCAATGAGATCCTGTACATTGTTGTCTTTGGCGAGTCCCTGCTGAACGATGCCGTTACG GTTGTCATGTACCACATGATGGAGGGTTACACGACCATTGGCTTGGACAATGTGATACCCCAGGATATATTTAGTGGTTGCGGTTCCTTCTTCATTGTGGCCCTGGGTGGCACAGCCATTGGCGTCATTTGGGGCTTCCTGACGGGTCTGGTGACACGTTTCACCGATCATGTGCGTGTAATTGAACCCATATTCATCTTTGTGATGGCCTATCTGGCATATCTGAATGCGGAAATCTTTCATATGAGTGGCATATTGGC GATTACCTTCTGTGGGATTACAATGAAGAACTACGTAGAGTCGAATATATCCCAAAAGTCGCACACAACCGTGAAATATGCTTTAAAGATGTTATCCAGCTCGGCGGAGACCATTATCTTTATGTTCCTAGGCGTAGCCACGGTCAACAATATGCATGTATGGAATACATGGTTTGTGGTCCTAACCATTACCTTCTGCTCTGTCTTTCGGGTGTTAG GTGTCATCCTTCTGACTGCCATTGCCAATCGCTTCCGTCTGCACAAGCTGTCGCGTGTGGACCAGTTCGTGATGTCGTATGGCGGCCTGCGTGGCGCTGTGGCCTTTGCCCTGGTACTACTGGTCGATGAGAACGTGGTCAAGCAGAAGAACATGTTTGTGACCACCACCATAGCTGTGATCTACTTTACCGTCTTCCTGCAAGGCATCACCATCAAGCCGCTGGTCAGCATACTGAATGTGAAGCGTGCAAATAAGCGTAAACCCACCATGAATGAGCGTATACACGAGAGG TTTATGGATCATTTGATGGCAGGCATTGAGGATATTGTGGGCAAGACGGGCAACTATAATGTGCGTGATAAATTCAAGCGTTTCGACAATCGCTTTATACGCCCACTGATTATAAGGGATCTGAAG GGAGCCGAACCGAAGATCATTGAGACGTACTCGAAGCTAACGATGCGCGATGCCATGGAGGTGATGCGACGAAATCCCTCCACAATTGGCCAAATGACTGGCACCGAGTCGATGAGCGCTTTGTTTAGGAACTATACCAATAACTATATTGGTGTCAGGTGGGCACCGCCAACCATATATACCACATG TCCCAGTCTAACAAATCTAGACAATACATGTCGCAACCTGGACATGGCTGAGCTGGACTATAATCCATCCAAGAAGGATCTGACTGATGCCAGGATCCATCATCTGTTGGCCGAAGAGCTGAAGCCTTATAGAAGG GCCTCAATACAAATG CACCGTCGTCTTAGTTATAGCCGACACGCAGTAGATGACAGAGATTTGTCCACACAG GTCAATTACAAAATGCAAATGAATTTCCGAAGGATGTTCAATGATCGCAAACATCACAAGCGCAGCAAACGTGGTGCTAACAATAAG GAGCCCAAGGAGAATGTGAAGCAGAATCATGTGTCGTTCCATGATTTCCAACAGAACGGCACCACCAAGCAGCTCTCCAATG ACTATATTAACAATGTGCTTAATGAAACAGCCGAGGAGAGCCAACAGAATCCGAACGAGATCAATGTTGTTGGCGCCAGCGACGATTGGGATGACGGCCTGACCTTCACAGCCAAATCATCAC TGGCCGAACATCCCATACCCGAGGAGGATCGGAATCTGTCCCGCGAATCGGATGGAGAACGACGCGTGGCCACGCCCACGGCCACCGAATCGCAGCTGCCGTGGAAGCGCGGCGGGGAAGAATGCACGGATGCAGTGCAGCAGAACGAGTTTCCCGCCTGGGCCTCGAACAAGGAGTACTTGGCCTACAATTCTCCAAGCGCAACATTCCTAG GTGGTATAAACAAGCCTAAACAGCCCAAGTCCGTCATAGGTCTCTTTCGGCGTGAGAGTTCCAGTTCCAAGGGCGGCAGCATTGGCATCGGCAGCACCGGTGCCGTGGACGCCACTGCCAGCGGTGATCCCATGGTTGTGCCTTCGTCTACTATGATGTGTCCCCCAGGTGCGGCCCTAAGCACAGCCCCCTCCACGTCCATGCACAACCCGCGCCTGGACAAGCGCTCCCAGTCGATATCGTCGGGTTCACTGGGCGGCGGCGCGAGCGGTGGCATGGTCCCCCACCACCAACTGGGTCCGGATGGACACTCCGGCCCGTTTCCAGTCACCGCCAGCCATCGGCGAAATGTCCGTCGCGGCTCCATGCTGGAGCTCACCGG ACTAATTGTAACTGGACGCAGACCCAGTAGAATTTTGCATATTAGTCCGGGAGCCGCTACTTTACTAGAATCAGCCAAGATCACAGCAACTCCTTCTCCTCCACCTCCTTGTACTTCTACTCGACCTTCTacttcaacaacaacaacaacaacagttcCAACAAcaccatcaacaacaacaacaataacaacatccacctccaagaacaagaacaacacCTCCAACAATCCAACAGAAAGCACAACAGGGAGCGCGTCAAGCTCCACGCCCACCTCCACCACATCAGAGAGTAGCGCCACATACTACTATCCCAA AGACACAATACCCGAGGAATCAACGTACCAACACGGACACTCCAAGTCCCTCTGCGAGCCTGCGGACACCGACGACTGGGAGGGTGCTCCTCTGACAGCCGCCAACGGAGCCAACAGCGAGCGCCTCATGCACAGTGGTCGGGAGCCTCTTCTGCCGCGCCTTGGGGCAACGCCACGCACCCAGATCCGACGTATGAACGCGGGAGCGGTAGGTGGCTCGGCAGTGGGTGTGCCTGGTAGAAAGAACCAGGTgaccacagccttgctggactATGAGGACACCGACTCGGACTctgatgaggaggaggaggatgacgATGAGGACGAGGATTTTGATTTGTATGACGACGAGAATATTGTGGTCACCACCTTTACAACGCCCGCCACGCCACGGCACCACGAGGTGGGTCGACGACTAGGATCGAGTCCTGACTCCGGTTCAGAGCCCACCA
- the LOC108161795 gene encoding uncharacterized protein LOC108161795 isoform X1: MTSLTEQDYDSATPALQQQMNLARRACWSSRREGPLNGAIEIRDETTARHRQRPRHRHGIELVDTTNNEQPPMRTTCSTLNQRRRRMPHCSGGGGGLLDRRMLVLCAIFCLLAGTALARPNTSASVGVASAGDGDAVTQVNLAETAATAGGEDATAPPVKEPRAESLEEPTVLEMKADEEDGGGGEHQKIERYPLSQVDFGHVKTPFIIGVWILSASIAKIGFHMTPKLHLIFPESCLLIVVGVVIGVVLYFCTDVAVSPLTPNTFFFYMLPPIILDAGYFMPNRLFFDNLGTILLMAVVGTIFNIATIGGALYACGLTGIYGESQTPGLMDIFLFTSLISAVDPVAVLAVFEEIHVNEILYIVVFGESLLNDAVTVVMYHMMEGYTTIGLDNVIPQDIFSGCGSFFIVALGGTAIGVIWGFLTGLVTRFTDHVRVIEPIFIFVMAYLAYLNAEIFHMSGILAITFCGITMKNYVESNISQKSHTTVKYALKMLSSSAETIIFMFLGVATVNNMHVWNTWFVVLTITFCSVFRVLGVILLTAIANRFRLHKLSRVDQFVMSYGGLRGAVAFALVLLVDENVVKQKNMFVTTTIAVIYFTVFLQGITIKPLVSILNVKRANKRKPTMNERIHERFMDHLMAGIEDIVGKTGNYNVRDKFKRFDNRFIRPLIIRDLKGAEPKIIETYSKLTMRDAMEVMRRNPSTIGQMTGTESMSALFRNYTNNYIGVRWAPPTIYTTCPSLTNLDNTCRNLDMAELDYNPSKKDLTDARIHHLLAEELKPYRRASIQMHRRLSYSRHAVDDRDLSTQVNYKMQMNFRRMFNDRKHHKRSKRGANNKEPKENVKQNHVSFHDFQQNGTTKQLSNDYINNVLNETAEESQQNPNEINVVGASDDWDDGLTFTAKSSPDSDRANNNSLIAHIQNLPGFDASKARIVVQHYAPKADDPDSELDSPDPVGPTAAELILPWRRDRSYQSIVAEHPIPEEDRNLSRESDGERRVATPTATESQLPWKRGGEECTDAVQQNEFPAWASNKEYLAYNSPSATFLGGINKPKQPKSVIGLFRRESSSSKGGSIGIGSTGAVDATASGDPMVVPSSTMMCPPGAALSTAPSTSMHNPRLDKRSQSISSGSLGGGASGGMVPHHQLGPDGHSGPFPVTASHRRNVRRGSMLELTGLIVTGRRPSRILHISPGAATLLESAKITATPSPPPPCTSTRPSTSTTTTTTVPTTPSTTTTITTSTSKNKNNTSNNPTESTTGSASSSTPTSTTSESSATYYYPKDTIPEESTYQHGHSKSLCEPADTDDWEGAPLTAANGANSERLMHSGREPLLPRLGATPRTQIRRMNAGAVGGSAVGVPGRKNQVTTALLDYEDTDSDSDEEEEDDDEDEDFDLYDDENIVVTTFTTPATPRHHEVGRRLGSSPDSGSEPTTKTTTTSIRLTRNNDESII; this comes from the exons ATGACCAGCCTTACGGAACAGGACTATGACAGTGCCACGCCGGCACTGCAACAGCAAATGAATCTGGCCAGACGTgcctgctggagcagcagaagGGAAGGTCCCTTGAATGGTGCTATAGAGATTAGAGATGAAACCACAGCCAGACACAGGCAGAGGCCCAGGCACAGGCACGGGATAGAATTAGTTGATACAACAAATAATGAACAACCACCGATGAGAACTACCTGCAGCACATTAAATCAGAGGAGGCGACGGATGCCACACTgcagtggtggtggtggcggccTTTTGGACCGAAGGATGCTTGTCCTTTGCGCCATCTTCTGTCTGCTGGCGGGCACCGCTCTGGCACGCCCCAACACCAGTGCCAGTGTGGGCGTGGCCTCTGCAGGCGATGGAGACGCTGTCACCCAAGTAAAT CTGGCAGAgacagcagcgacagcaggAGGCGAAGATGCCACAGCGCCGCCTGTGAAAGAACCACGGGCGGAATCCCTGGAGGAGCCGACTGTCTTGGAGATGAAAGCAGACGAAGAAGATGGTGGAGGTGGAGAACATCAGAAGATAGAGCGGTATCCGCTCTCCCAGGTGGACTTTGGTCATGTCAAGACACCGTTCATcattggagtgtggatactgTCGGCTAGTATAGCCAAAATCG GTTTCCATATGACGCCCAAACTGCATCTAATATTTCCGGAATCATGTCTACTGATTGTCGTGGGCGTGGTCATCGGAGTAGTCCTGTATTTCTGCACCGATGTGGCCGTCTCTCCATTGACCCCCAACACGTTCTTCTTCTATATGCTGCCACCGATTATCCTGGATGCGGGGTACTTTATGCCCAATCGATTGTTCTTCGACAACCTCGGAACCATTCTGCTGATGGCCGTTGTCGGAACCATCTTCAATATAGCCACAATCG GCGGTGCACTGTATGCCTGCGGATTGACCGGCATCTACGGGGAGAGCCAGACGCCCGGACTGATGGATATCTTCCTGTTTACCTCGCTGATATCCGCCGTGGATCCGGTGGCTGTGCTGGCCGTATTCGAGGAGATACACGTCAATGAGATCCTGTACATTGTTGTCTTTGGCGAGTCCCTGCTGAACGATGCCGTTACG GTTGTCATGTACCACATGATGGAGGGTTACACGACCATTGGCTTGGACAATGTGATACCCCAGGATATATTTAGTGGTTGCGGTTCCTTCTTCATTGTGGCCCTGGGTGGCACAGCCATTGGCGTCATTTGGGGCTTCCTGACGGGTCTGGTGACACGTTTCACCGATCATGTGCGTGTAATTGAACCCATATTCATCTTTGTGATGGCCTATCTGGCATATCTGAATGCGGAAATCTTTCATATGAGTGGCATATTGGC GATTACCTTCTGTGGGATTACAATGAAGAACTACGTAGAGTCGAATATATCCCAAAAGTCGCACACAACCGTGAAATATGCTTTAAAGATGTTATCCAGCTCGGCGGAGACCATTATCTTTATGTTCCTAGGCGTAGCCACGGTCAACAATATGCATGTATGGAATACATGGTTTGTGGTCCTAACCATTACCTTCTGCTCTGTCTTTCGGGTGTTAG GTGTCATCCTTCTGACTGCCATTGCCAATCGCTTCCGTCTGCACAAGCTGTCGCGTGTGGACCAGTTCGTGATGTCGTATGGCGGCCTGCGTGGCGCTGTGGCCTTTGCCCTGGTACTACTGGTCGATGAGAACGTGGTCAAGCAGAAGAACATGTTTGTGACCACCACCATAGCTGTGATCTACTTTACCGTCTTCCTGCAAGGCATCACCATCAAGCCGCTGGTCAGCATACTGAATGTGAAGCGTGCAAATAAGCGTAAACCCACCATGAATGAGCGTATACACGAGAGG TTTATGGATCATTTGATGGCAGGCATTGAGGATATTGTGGGCAAGACGGGCAACTATAATGTGCGTGATAAATTCAAGCGTTTCGACAATCGCTTTATACGCCCACTGATTATAAGGGATCTGAAG GGAGCCGAACCGAAGATCATTGAGACGTACTCGAAGCTAACGATGCGCGATGCCATGGAGGTGATGCGACGAAATCCCTCCACAATTGGCCAAATGACTGGCACCGAGTCGATGAGCGCTTTGTTTAGGAACTATACCAATAACTATATTGGTGTCAGGTGGGCACCGCCAACCATATATACCACATG TCCCAGTCTAACAAATCTAGACAATACATGTCGCAACCTGGACATGGCTGAGCTGGACTATAATCCATCCAAGAAGGATCTGACTGATGCCAGGATCCATCATCTGTTGGCCGAAGAGCTGAAGCCTTATAGAAGG GCCTCAATACAAATG CACCGTCGTCTTAGTTATAGCCGACACGCAGTAGATGACAGAGATTTGTCCACACAG GTCAATTACAAAATGCAAATGAATTTCCGAAGGATGTTCAATGATCGCAAACATCACAAGCGCAGCAAACGTGGTGCTAACAATAAG GAGCCCAAGGAGAATGTGAAGCAGAATCATGTGTCGTTCCATGATTTCCAACAGAACGGCACCACCAAGCAGCTCTCCAATG ACTATATTAACAATGTGCTTAATGAAACAGCCGAGGAGAGCCAACAGAATCCGAACGAGATCAATGTTGTTGGCGCCAGCGACGATTGGGATGACGGCCTGACCTTCACAGCCAAATCATCAC CTGACTCGGATCGCGCGAATAACAATTCCCTGATAGCACATATACAAAACCTGCCCGGTTTTGATGCCTCCAAGGCGCGCATCGTCGTACAGCATTATGCCCCGAAGGCCGATGATCCCGACTCCGAGTTAGACTCGCCGGATCCAGTTGGACCCACAGCGGCTGAATTGATATTGCCCTGGCGACGGGATCGTTCATACCAGAGCATTG TGGCCGAACATCCCATACCCGAGGAGGATCGGAATCTGTCCCGCGAATCGGATGGAGAACGACGCGTGGCCACGCCCACGGCCACCGAATCGCAGCTGCCGTGGAAGCGCGGCGGGGAAGAATGCACGGATGCAGTGCAGCAGAACGAGTTTCCCGCCTGGGCCTCGAACAAGGAGTACTTGGCCTACAATTCTCCAAGCGCAACATTCCTAG GTGGTATAAACAAGCCTAAACAGCCCAAGTCCGTCATAGGTCTCTTTCGGCGTGAGAGTTCCAGTTCCAAGGGCGGCAGCATTGGCATCGGCAGCACCGGTGCCGTGGACGCCACTGCCAGCGGTGATCCCATGGTTGTGCCTTCGTCTACTATGATGTGTCCCCCAGGTGCGGCCCTAAGCACAGCCCCCTCCACGTCCATGCACAACCCGCGCCTGGACAAGCGCTCCCAGTCGATATCGTCGGGTTCACTGGGCGGCGGCGCGAGCGGTGGCATGGTCCCCCACCACCAACTGGGTCCGGATGGACACTCCGGCCCGTTTCCAGTCACCGCCAGCCATCGGCGAAATGTCCGTCGCGGCTCCATGCTGGAGCTCACCGG ACTAATTGTAACTGGACGCAGACCCAGTAGAATTTTGCATATTAGTCCGGGAGCCGCTACTTTACTAGAATCAGCCAAGATCACAGCAACTCCTTCTCCTCCACCTCCTTGTACTTCTACTCGACCTTCTacttcaacaacaacaacaacaacagttcCAACAAcaccatcaacaacaacaacaataacaacatccacctccaagaacaagaacaacacCTCCAACAATCCAACAGAAAGCACAACAGGGAGCGCGTCAAGCTCCACGCCCACCTCCACCACATCAGAGAGTAGCGCCACATACTACTATCCCAA AGACACAATACCCGAGGAATCAACGTACCAACACGGACACTCCAAGTCCCTCTGCGAGCCTGCGGACACCGACGACTGGGAGGGTGCTCCTCTGACAGCCGCCAACGGAGCCAACAGCGAGCGCCTCATGCACAGTGGTCGGGAGCCTCTTCTGCCGCGCCTTGGGGCAACGCCACGCACCCAGATCCGACGTATGAACGCGGGAGCGGTAGGTGGCTCGGCAGTGGGTGTGCCTGGTAGAAAGAACCAGGTgaccacagccttgctggactATGAGGACACCGACTCGGACTctgatgaggaggaggaggatgacgATGAGGACGAGGATTTTGATTTGTATGACGACGAGAATATTGTGGTCACCACCTTTACAACGCCCGCCACGCCACGGCACCACGAGGTGGGTCGACGACTAGGATCGAGTCCTGACTCCGGTTCAGAGCCCACCA